The following are encoded in a window of Flavobacteriales bacterium genomic DNA:
- the infC gene encoding translation initiation factor IF-3 gives MNERITGVPDVRVVGENVEQGVYPFRDALRMAEELGLDLVEISATAVPPVCRIIEYKKFLYDLKKKQKEIKAKQATVEMKEIRFGPNTDEHDLNFKLKHARKFIEEGHKVKAFVFFRGRTIVFKERGEILLLKFAQELEDVAIVEQMPKLEGKRMIMYVIPKKKK, from the coding sequence ATCAACGAGCGGATCACCGGTGTGCCCGATGTGCGCGTGGTGGGCGAGAACGTGGAGCAGGGGGTCTACCCCTTCCGCGATGCGCTCCGGATGGCCGAGGAACTGGGGCTGGACCTGGTCGAGATCAGCGCCACGGCCGTCCCGCCTGTCTGTCGCATCATCGAGTACAAGAAGTTCCTCTACGACCTGAAGAAGAAGCAGAAGGAGATCAAGGCGAAGCAGGCCACGGTGGAGATGAAGGAGATCCGCTTCGGGCCGAACACCGATGAACACGACCTCAACTTCAAACTGAAGCACGCGCGCAAATTCATCGAGGAGGGGCACAAGGTGAAAGCCTTCGTCTTCTTCCGGGGACGCACCATCGTCTTCAAGGAACGGGGCGAGATCCTGCTGTTGAAGTTCGCGCAGGAACTGGAGGATGTGGCCATCGTGGAGCAGATGCCCAAACTGGAAGGCAAGCGGATGATCATGTATGTGATCCCCAAGAAGAAGAAGTGA
- the thrS gene encoding threonine--tRNA ligase, with the protein MKINVTLPDGSVRTYDQGATAMDVAKDISEGLARNVLAAKVDGEVRDANRPLPGDCGLALLTWNDPDGKSTFWHSSAHLLAEALEALYPGVKFGIGPPIENGFYYDVDLGDRVIGDGDFAAIEAKMKELAGKKSSYQRRDVPKAEAMAYFQEKGDEYKLELLEGLNDGEITFYQQGDFVDLCRGPHIPDTSFIKAMKVMAVAGAYWRGDEKRKQLTRLYGITFPKQKELDEYLAMLEEARKRDHRKLGKELDLFTFSEKVGPGLPLWLPKGAALRERLVNFMKKAQEDSGYEQVATPHIAHKDLYVTSGHYEKYGKDSFQPIHTPHEGEEFLLKPMNCPHHCEIFKSRPRSYKDLPIRYAEFGTVYRYEQSGELHGLTRVRGFTQDDAHLFCRPDQVKEEFIKVIDLVLLVLKALDLEDYEAQISLRDQVDRSKYIGSDENWEKAEQAIIDAAAEKGLKTVVEYGEAAFYGPKLDFMVKDALGRRWQLGTIQVDYNLPERFELEYVGSDNARHRPVMIHRAPFGSLERFVAVLIEHTGGRFPLWLTPEQAIILPISDKFVEAAHAVAASLKNSDIRASVDERNEKIGRKIRDAELAKYPFMLILGEKEADSGSVSVREHGQGDLGVMSTGDFASLVNDRIRKQLGGH; encoded by the coding sequence ATGAAGATCAACGTCACCCTGCCGGACGGTTCCGTCCGCACTTACGACCAAGGCGCCACCGCCATGGACGTGGCCAAGGACATCAGTGAAGGGCTCGCCCGCAACGTGCTCGCCGCCAAGGTGGATGGCGAGGTCCGCGATGCGAACCGCCCCCTGCCCGGCGATTGCGGCCTGGCCCTGCTCACCTGGAACGACCCCGATGGCAAGAGCACCTTCTGGCACAGCAGCGCGCACTTGCTGGCCGAAGCGCTCGAAGCCCTCTACCCCGGTGTCAAATTCGGCATCGGCCCGCCCATCGAGAACGGCTTCTATTATGATGTGGACCTGGGCGACCGGGTGATCGGCGACGGGGACTTCGCGGCCATCGAGGCCAAGATGAAGGAACTGGCCGGCAAGAAGAGCAGCTACCAGCGCCGTGACGTGCCCAAGGCTGAGGCCATGGCCTATTTCCAGGAAAAGGGCGACGAGTACAAGCTGGAACTGCTGGAGGGCCTCAACGACGGCGAGATCACCTTCTACCAGCAGGGCGACTTCGTGGACCTCTGCCGCGGCCCGCACATCCCCGACACCTCCTTCATCAAGGCCATGAAGGTGATGGCCGTGGCCGGTGCCTATTGGCGCGGGGACGAGAAGCGCAAGCAGCTCACCCGCCTCTACGGCATCACCTTCCCCAAGCAAAAGGAGCTCGACGAGTACCTGGCGATGCTGGAGGAGGCCAGGAAGCGCGACCACCGCAAGCTGGGCAAGGAGTTGGACCTGTTCACCTTCAGCGAAAAGGTCGGTCCAGGGTTGCCCCTCTGGCTGCCCAAGGGAGCTGCGCTGCGCGAGCGGCTGGTGAACTTCATGAAGAAGGCCCAGGAGGACAGCGGCTACGAACAGGTGGCCACGCCGCACATCGCCCACAAGGACCTCTACGTCACCAGCGGCCATTACGAGAAGTACGGCAAGGACAGCTTCCAGCCGATCCACACCCCGCACGAGGGCGAGGAGTTCCTGCTGAAGCCCATGAACTGCCCGCACCATTGCGAGATCTTCAAGAGCAGGCCTCGCAGCTACAAGGACCTGCCCATCCGCTACGCGGAATTCGGCACCGTGTACCGCTACGAGCAGAGCGGTGAGTTGCACGGCCTGACCCGGGTGCGCGGTTTCACGCAGGACGATGCCCACCTCTTCTGCCGGCCGGACCAGGTGAAGGAGGAATTCATCAAGGTGATCGACCTGGTGCTGCTGGTGCTGAAGGCGCTTGACCTGGAGGACTATGAGGCCCAGATCAGCCTGCGCGACCAGGTGGACCGCAGCAAGTACATCGGCAGCGACGAGAACTGGGAGAAGGCCGAGCAGGCCATCATTGATGCGGCGGCCGAGAAAGGCCTGAAGACCGTGGTGGAGTATGGTGAGGCCGCTTTCTACGGCCCGAAGCTCGACTTCATGGTGAAGGACGCCCTGGGCCGGCGCTGGCAGCTGGGCACCATCCAGGTGGACTACAACCTGCCGGAACGCTTCGAACTGGAGTATGTGGGCAGCGACAACGCCCGCCACCGGCCGGTCATGATCCACCGGGCGCCCTTCGGCAGCCTGGAGCGTTTCGTGGCCGTGCTCATCGAGCATACAGGCGGGCGCTTCCCCCTGTGGCTCACCCCCGAGCAGGCCATCATCCTGCCCATCAGCGACAAGTTCGTGGAGGCCGCCCACGCCGTGGCCGCATCGCTGAAAAATTCCGACATTCGCGCCTCCGTTGACGAGCGGAACGAGAAGATAGGCCGCAAGATCCGCGATGCGGAACTGGCCAAATACCCGTTCATGCTCATCCTCGGGGAGAAGGAGGCCGATTCAGGCTCCGTATCCGTTCGTGAACATGGCCAGGGCGACCTGGGCGTGATGAGCACCGGGGACTTCGCGTCCTTGGTGAACGACAGGATCCGGAAGCAACTGGGTGGCCATTGA
- the rpmI gene encoding 50S ribosomal protein L35, translating to MPKMKTKSGAKKRFKLTGTGEIKRKHAYKSHILTKKETKRKRNLTKMTLVHPSDKKNIQSLLP from the coding sequence ATGCCCAAGATGAAGACCAAGTCCGGCGCCAAGAAGCGGTTCAAGCTTACCGGCACCGGCGAGATCAAGCGCAAACACGCTTACAAGAGCCACATCCTCACCAAGAAGGAGACCAAGCGCAAGCGCAACCTCACGAAGATGACCCTTGTGCATCCGAGTGACAAGAAGAACATCCAAAGCCTTCTTCCATAA
- a CDS encoding alpha/beta hydrolase gives MRIAPHHGLLACFLTLIAPLAPAQDCNGGRYTSQSTFPNVTVTQAVVFGSNTGVNGQPQTLRLDVYEPAGDVLDQRPVMILAFGGSFITGTRADVAPLCQAFARMGYVAVAPDYRVGFFLPNEVTTTRAVMRGAHDMKACVRFLRKTVAEQGNPYKIDPDRIIIGGVSAGAISALHATYLDQDEEIPAILQGESAALGGVEGNSGSPGYSSEVFAVYSFSGALGDTLWIEPGDKPLVSIHETGDNVVPYYTQQVSVIGIPTGLTASGSHDIHLRMNSLGLDNCLKSITANAHVGYIQNDQANSLHYVASFTAKLICEVPVDCIPGSVGLDEMAGVEASLPYPNPSAGLVWLELPQSGMLSILDMGGREVWQGRHPGGLAPLDLAMLPDGVYQILARDGSAPTARIVIAH, from the coding sequence ATGCGCATCGCACCACACCATGGCCTGCTGGCCTGCTTCCTCACGCTCATCGCTCCCCTGGCCCCGGCACAGGACTGCAATGGAGGACGCTACACCTCGCAATCCACTTTCCCGAATGTGACCGTTACCCAGGCCGTGGTATTTGGCAGCAACACCGGCGTCAATGGCCAACCCCAGACGCTACGTCTGGACGTTTATGAACCCGCCGGTGATGTGCTGGACCAGCGCCCGGTGATGATCTTGGCCTTCGGTGGATCCTTCATCACCGGTACCCGTGCCGATGTGGCCCCGCTCTGTCAGGCCTTCGCGCGCATGGGATATGTGGCCGTGGCGCCCGACTACCGCGTGGGTTTCTTCCTGCCCAACGAGGTCACCACCACGCGTGCGGTGATGCGTGGTGCGCACGACATGAAAGCCTGTGTGCGCTTCCTGCGCAAGACCGTGGCCGAGCAGGGCAATCCATACAAGATCGATCCGGACCGCATCATCATCGGCGGTGTGTCGGCTGGCGCCATCAGTGCGCTGCATGCCACCTACCTGGACCAGGACGAGGAGATCCCCGCGATCCTGCAGGGAGAGAGCGCCGCCTTGGGCGGTGTGGAGGGCAACAGCGGATCACCAGGCTATTCCAGCGAGGTCTTCGCCGTGTACAGCTTCAGCGGCGCGCTGGGCGACACGCTCTGGATCGAACCCGGCGACAAACCCCTGGTCAGCATCCATGAGACCGGCGACAACGTGGTGCCCTACTACACACAACAGGTTTCCGTGATAGGCATCCCCACGGGGCTCACGGCCTCGGGCAGCCATGACATCCATTTGAGAATGAACAGCCTGGGGCTGGACAACTGCCTGAAGAGCATCACGGCCAATGCGCATGTGGGCTACATCCAGAATGACCAGGCCAACTCGCTGCATTACGTGGCGAGTTTCACCGCCAAACTCATCTGCGAGGTGCCAGTGGATTGCATCCCAGGCAGCGTGGGTTTGGATGAAATGGCCGGGGTGGAGGCTTCGCTCCCTTATCCGAATCCCTCGGCCGGCCTGGTCTGGCTCGAACTTCCACAGTCCGGTATGCTGAGCATCCTGGACATGGGCGGCCGTGAAGTATGGCAGGGACGGCATCCCGGTGGGCTTGCGCCACTTGATCTGGCCATGCTGCCTGACGGGGTGTATCAGATCCTTGCCCGTGACGGTTCGGCACCCACAGCGCGTATCGTGATCGCGCACTGA
- a CDS encoding endonuclease, translating into MMRILLPIVLLLWQDLAAQPPPGYYDAAEGLTGQSLTQALNGIISPHTVLPNNALWAAFESTDKKDDGTVWDMYSDVPGGVPSYVYQFVADQCGTYNSEGDCFNREHSFPQSWYNSLAPMSTDLFHLYPTDAWVNQQRANWPFGSVAQPQWTSTNGGKLGPCSWPGCTGTVFEPIDTYKGDFARSYFYMLTRYLPQLPGWTSPMMSEGAFLPWAESLLLAWHLNDPVSTKETDRNNAVFALQGNRNPYIDRPEWVQSIWGPMASVGTLADDVVKAWMHEGALYASDDLVAISPGWRVVDLSGRTVLQGRVTRAITPVPSTLSSGSYLILLDLGIRTHAIRFVH; encoded by the coding sequence ATGATGCGCATCCTGTTGCCGATCGTCCTGCTCCTCTGGCAGGACCTCGCGGCCCAGCCACCGCCCGGCTACTACGATGCCGCGGAAGGTCTCACCGGCCAGTCCTTGACACAGGCGCTGAACGGCATCATTTCGCCACACACCGTACTGCCCAATAACGCCTTATGGGCCGCCTTCGAGAGCACGGACAAGAAGGATGACGGAACCGTGTGGGACATGTACAGCGATGTGCCGGGTGGCGTGCCGTCCTATGTGTACCAGTTCGTGGCGGACCAGTGCGGCACCTACAACAGCGAGGGCGACTGCTTCAACCGGGAGCACTCCTTCCCCCAAAGCTGGTACAACAGTCTGGCGCCCATGAGCACGGACCTCTTCCACCTCTACCCAACCGATGCCTGGGTGAACCAGCAGCGCGCCAACTGGCCCTTCGGCAGCGTGGCCCAACCGCAATGGACCAGTACCAATGGCGGCAAGCTGGGACCCTGCTCCTGGCCGGGCTGCACCGGCACCGTCTTCGAACCGATCGACACCTACAAGGGCGACTTCGCGCGCAGCTATTTCTACATGCTCACGCGCTATCTGCCGCAGTTGCCCGGCTGGACCAGCCCCATGATGTCGGAAGGGGCGTTCCTGCCCTGGGCGGAAAGTCTGCTCCTCGCCTGGCACTTGAACGATCCGGTGAGCACCAAGGAGACTGACCGGAACAATGCGGTCTTCGCATTGCAGGGCAACCGCAATCCTTACATCGACAGGCCGGAGTGGGTCCAGAGCATTTGGGGGCCCATGGCCTCGGTGGGAACCCTGGCCGATGATGTGGTGAAGGCCTGGATGCACGAAGGTGCCTTGTATGCCTCCGATGACCTGGTCGCGATCTCTCCGGGCTGGCGTGTCGTGGACCTTTCCGGACGCACCGTCTTGCAGGGCCGTGTCACAAGGGCCATCACACCGGTACCATCCACCCTGTCATCAGGGAGCTACCTCATCCTGCTTGACCTGGGCATCCGGACCCACGCCATCCGCTTCGTTCATTGA
- a CDS encoding NAD(P)/FAD-dependent oxidoreductase, translating into MDVVVVGGGAAGFFAALSAHAHHPQAGITLLEKTADTLAKVRVSGGGRCNVTHACPHPRRFASHYPRGQAFLRKSFERFGQPETVRWFRERGVELKTEADGRMFPVTDDSGTIVGLLREHAALAQVRVLLRSAVVGVEKRGAGFTVRSSNDGVHHADKLIVTTGGLAKPEAYNWITALGHSIVPPVPSLFTFNMPGEPIRELMGVSVEVAQVRIIGTDLESTGPLLVTHWGMSGPAILRLSAWGARVVHDMGYRFAIRVNWLGGASEHDVRKGMQERALELARKRSGNVSMPGIPRRLWSHLLEKAGIDPARPWGELPRKERDRLIDTLTNDRYTVQGKTTFKEEFVTAGGVPLDEVDPLTMESRMAPGLFFAGEVLDVDGITGGFNFQAAWTTGYLAGRLGAAQ; encoded by the coding sequence ATGGACGTGGTGGTGGTGGGCGGTGGCGCGGCGGGCTTTTTCGCCGCGCTCAGTGCGCATGCCCATCACCCACAGGCCGGCATCACGCTGCTGGAGAAGACCGCTGACACACTGGCCAAGGTGCGTGTCAGTGGGGGAGGACGGTGCAACGTCACCCATGCCTGTCCGCATCCAAGGCGCTTCGCGAGCCACTACCCGCGTGGCCAGGCATTCTTGCGCAAGTCGTTCGAGCGCTTCGGACAACCCGAAACGGTGCGCTGGTTCCGCGAACGTGGTGTGGAGTTGAAGACCGAAGCGGATGGCCGCATGTTCCCGGTGACCGATGACTCGGGCACCATCGTCGGTCTGTTGCGTGAACACGCCGCTCTGGCGCAGGTGCGGGTGCTGCTCCGATCCGCTGTGGTGGGCGTGGAGAAGCGGGGTGCGGGTTTTACGGTCAGGTCATCCAACGACGGGGTCCACCACGCGGACAAGTTGATCGTGACCACAGGCGGACTGGCGAAACCCGAAGCCTACAACTGGATCACCGCGTTGGGCCATTCGATCGTACCGCCGGTGCCTTCGCTGTTCACCTTCAACATGCCCGGCGAACCGATCCGCGAACTGATGGGCGTATCCGTGGAGGTCGCGCAAGTGCGCATCATCGGTACCGATCTGGAAAGCACCGGGCCCTTGCTGGTCACCCATTGGGGCATGAGCGGGCCAGCGATCCTGCGGCTGAGTGCCTGGGGCGCACGCGTCGTTCATGACATGGGCTATCGGTTCGCCATCCGGGTCAACTGGCTGGGCGGCGCATCGGAACATGATGTCCGCAAGGGGATGCAGGAGCGCGCCCTGGAACTGGCACGGAAACGTTCAGGCAACGTGTCCATGCCGGGCATACCGCGGAGGTTGTGGTCGCATCTGTTGGAGAAAGCAGGCATCGACCCCGCACGTCCATGGGGAGAACTGCCGCGCAAGGAGCGCGACCGGTTGATCGATACGCTGACCAACGACCGCTACACGGTACAGGGCAAGACCACCTTCAAGGAGGAGTTCGTTACGGCGGGCGGTGTCCCATTGGATGAGGTCGATCCTTTGACCATGGAAAGCCGCATGGCTCCCGGGCTCTTCTTCGCAGGTGAAGTGCTGGACGTCGACGGCATCACCGGTGGGTTCAATTTCCAAGCGGCCTGGACCACGGGGTATCTGGCTGGCAGGCTTGGCGCCGCTCAATGA
- the rplT gene encoding 50S ribosomal protein L20, translating into MPRSQNKVASKARRKKVLKMAKGSFGARKNVFTVAKNSVEKGLTHAYTGRRLKKRDFRALWIQRINAAARENGMSYSTLMSGLKKANIGLDRKALSEIAYSDATAFKAIVDKVK; encoded by the coding sequence ATGCCACGCAGTCAGAACAAAGTAGCCAGCAAGGCCCGTCGCAAGAAGGTGCTGAAGATGGCCAAGGGCAGCTTCGGCGCCCGCAAGAACGTCTTCACCGTCGCCAAGAACAGCGTCGAAAAGGGCCTCACCCACGCCTACACGGGCCGCCGCCTGAAGAAGCGCGACTTCCGCGCGCTCTGGATCCAGCGCATCAATGCCGCCGCCCGCGAGAACGGCATGAGCTACAGCACGCTGATGTCCGGTCTGAAGAAGGCCAACATCGGGCTGGACCGCAAGGCCCTTTCAGAGATCGCCTACAGCGATGCCACCGCCTTCAAGGCCATCGTGGACAAGGTGAAGTAG